The Thamnophis elegans isolate rThaEle1 chromosome Z, rThaEle1.pri, whole genome shotgun sequence DNA window AGTGAAGAGCAGTTATCTCCTTGAGTCAAGTAACGCCCTATTTTATGAAGATTACAATGCCCTTAATGTTAAGGCGCCAAATGGTTAGGAGACTGAGGAGTGGGTAGCTGCAAAGCAAGCTCCTCCCAACCTCCTTTCTGTGCTAATGCTTAAATACCCCCATGCAGGATTCATGTGCCCATCAACTGAAGTCAACTCTCAAGAGCATCCCCAAAAAGGCATTTTGTCAAACCACAAAGTAACAGTTCCAATAAACATAATCTACATCTACAAGATTTTAGAATTCTCTCCAAAAGTCACCAAGATGAGAAAACTATCTGCTGTAAACCAAGGCCATAGTCCCTTTCCTGGCAACTTTATATTACCTGTCCATTATGTCTCTGACTGCAGGAAACAAACAGTAGCAGCCCCTATTTAGGGAAATGTGTAGCTATGACTGAATGCAGGTTTTTTTCAAGTCATTGCGTTGGCTTGAGTCTTAAAAGGGTGCTGGGATAGAGGATAGCTTTCTCATACAGGGCCCTTCTAGGCACATAAACTCACCAGGCATTATGGTCATCTGTGCTACCTTGGGACAAGGAATGTTGTTCTAACACTTCTCAATGGTGATTTCTCCCTCATATACCTACCTTGGTATTACAGTAGCCACTACAGATGGAAGTGGTGATGGCCATGCAGACAGGGCAGCCATCCTTCTCAGCTGCAATGGTAGCATTGATAGGACGGCAGGCTTGATTGCTGCTGGCCACGCCACTTTGGAGAATGGAACAGTGAGTGGCAACCAGGAACAAGAAAGTTGCTAGCAACTGATTCTTTGCCTGGATGtaaaagagggaagaaatgagaaagATTTCATTACTTTGGCATCGGTATCAGAACATAGTTTAGCATATCTAAGGGATGTTATGCAAATGGGACTGATATTGTTGGGCAGTAtgcacatttaataaattattatagcTTCAACAGGTATCTGGTCTGCTGGATCTGCCTTTTATTACTATTGTTTATGAGTCATAGTCATAAGAGACAAACAAAAGAGAATATCTCTGAGCCCAGGATTTTTTGGCAGCACAAATATTGAACTGCATAGATTACAAGGTTTTCACACAAAAGTTCATTCACTGTTCCTCCTAAATTTAGCATCtaatttaaatatgcaaatatttgtACTGCTTTCTCTTTAACTATTCATAGTAACCATTTCCAGGTTTCTGATCACTGCCAATTGCCCAAATCTCTGCCCACAGATCGTGACCTGTTTTACCAGTCACTAGTATACCTAAAAAACACTCAGATGCTGAATTTAAAATACTAccaaaattatttaataaatggACAAAGGTGCCAGAATTGTATTTCTATACTAATTCAAGGAGAGAGCatcagggagggggaggaaagagggagggtgtAGGTAGCTGCAGCCTATTTATGAGGGGGTTGGGTGCTCTTCCTGAACTAGGCCTTCTGTAATCATTTAATTTTCAATATCACATAATTGAATTAATATATATAAATCTAAAAACTTAacataaaatatactttttttctggaaagatATGGAAACCTTTGAAAAAGATCTGTTTTGTCAATAGTCTCAAGCAGGTATTTTCTCAAGAGTTCATATACCCAATCCCTGCTTGCTAAGTAGTGCCTAGTGAGAATACTTCTTTTCACCAAAACATGTAAAGCAAACTTTCCCCAATGTTGACTGTGTTTATCACAACTTTAGAATTCCTAGCCTGCATGGCTATTTTAAATGTGTCCATCTCATCCTGAAGGCACTCAGAGAAAGCAAACATAAACTTGTTGGATATGAATTGGAAAAAATTGTTCAACCTGTTAGTAAAGACATGTATTTACAGTATCCTCAACAATGCCTAGACTGATTAAAGTGAATCCACCAACTCTTCATGTAGGTAATTCCTAACCATTGAGAAGCCAATATTAGCCAAGAATTAACTTCTTTTCAATGTCCTATTATGCCAAAGCAACATACCATGATCTGAAACATTAGTAGATTATGTTAATGTGCAAGAAATATCATTGACCCAGCTATCTGCCGCCTCATTTGTACATACCTGCATTAACTTCATAGCGTCTCCAGGGCTGTCCTCCAACTGTGGTGTATCTGCCTCTCTCTTGCATTTTTATAgggctttcccccctcccatcataCGCTGATAAAAAGACTCAAGGGCAAAAATCTAATAACCAGGATGCAAAAACAACGAAGGATTTTAACAGCATCATCACAGTTCCTGCTGGAAATATTGGTTAACTATTGGCTCCTAGATTAAGGAAGCAACATTTAACCTATTTCATTTCAAGTCTGTATATTGATGTATCTTCATTTAATCAGAAAGTTGCCCAGCTGCTGGACTTTCTCACTCGACTTTACTTCTCCATCTTTGTAACAATATTGTCAAGTGGATATAGTTGAAAGAGACTGAGCTAAGCTCACATTCGTAATTTCAGATGGGGAAAACTAAGCTTCCCAATCTGCTATGGGCAGCAACCTGGATACTATATTACAGTAGGGTTACCAGATttgagctgcaaaaatccagatcacCAATTAGGGGAAAGGACTTTTCTGTGCTTTTTTGCTACTATCTAGTGATGATTGATAGTCAGATCACAATGGCTTTTCTAACTAGGATTTATATCTGGCAAGTTTATTCATTTGACACTCTGAAGATTAGACAGAACCCACATTTTATGAGCAGTAATTGGGATCAAGAATGGTTAGAACATGAAGATCGGAACATACGTTGTAATAATAAAAGTCAATGAGTTTCAAGCATAAGGTAGGTTTTCTTAGAGCGAGAAATGCACTGAATCCTTTGTTAGTGGAAAGATGAAATGtgtaaataacaataataataatatcaaccCGTATCAATCagtagcaccagtcaatggcatttgtctgcatttttgaatgttcagtaactgagtttcatgtttaatgaataaagtatataataatgatatggcaaaggcaagcaatggtagtaccaataataataggcATCTTGggagcaatcccaaaacaactgaagcaccacttgaacaccataggcattgacaaatttgccatcagtcaattacagaaggcagctttatttggaacagcttccatTCTGTGACAATATCTGTAACACTGTTAAACATCCACATTTGCCTATACCAGGTACTTCATAAGTACTCGatatagacaaaaatgccaaacccagtctgaacatctgactgGCTGTGCgatgatcaataatgataataaattatgataatgataacaacagtAGTTGTAGTAGTAATAGTATTAATAATATTTCGTGGTTGGAAATGTTGCATTCTGCAAAATTGTTTGAATGACCATTCTAGGTGAAGGAATAAGAGTACACTGCTAGTATTTGACACTAGTTCTTGACTCCATCTGCTCTTAATGTAGTAAATGCTTAGATTGGTGAGTGCATGTTCTAGGACAGAAATGAGGAAATTAGACACAGACGACCGTTTTTACTAAATTTGGTGAATTAAAACACTATGAGTTTTAATTCCTTCTGCTTATAGATTGAACTTTGATCTCTACTTTAAGTCCATGATCAGTGATCTGAAAGGAACAAAAGAAGTAGTTTTTCCGAGTTTGGTATTTAAAGCATCATTTTGCCCTTTAAATTTCTTcccaatgaaaagaaaaagggaacttCATCTCTGCCCACAATACATAGGAAGAGGGCTCTTAGAGTCACGAATTGGTTTCTAAAGAACTTGATGGGGCCCATAGTTTGCTGCTCCCACTCCCATGGTAGTTGCCTTCTCCTAAGCCCTATTTGGCAATAGCTTCAGAACCATGCAATATTTTCCATCAACCATGCTGTTTGCGTCTTCTCCAAGGCCGCTACTCGGGGCTACACCAGATGTTGCTAGGTAAGAAATCTCTTTCTGCCTTAGTTGCTTTCCACTTGGATTGCTGAAATATGGTGTCCTTGATGTCAAAGTGAGCTTCAAGGACCCAGTGGGATTGGAGTCAAGGCTAGCTGAGAGCTGCAGGGGAACTGAGGGACACCAGATTCTGAAAAGCTGCCTTAAAGCATTATGGGAAATTCTGCTCCCTGTCCCCCAATAGATTATCTGTCAGATTCCCACGTACACACTGGACTCATATATTTCATACAGTATTTTTATCATTACCTCCACATAACTTTTATTTAATAAGTGAGGtgaaggagtccctgcagattttactctgctagtcattaCTGACaatagagggcagtgctcatctccatttcaaggccattgggccagcactgtcctaagacatttctgtggtcatgtgccaacatgacatcacacagcactgttaccttcccactgaagtggtacctatttatctacttacattcAAACTGCTAGCTGGCAGGAATTTGGGCgtggatgggagctcacccagtCACAAGGAGCTTGGATTTCGGCCCTGGGCTGACAGCTTTCCAGCcataagcccagcatcttaacctctGAGCCACCACACCGCTCCTCTATATATAAGGTTCCCTTttgatcaggagtgtcaaactggctgcCCAAGGGCCAGATGCATGACACGCAGGCTACACCCACCcaagctctgcaaaggcaaaaaaagttaTGATACattgcaatatgtcatgtgacgtgATCAAATTTGACATCCATGCCTTGGATTCATTGAGAAAAACAACAGTAACGGAAGgagctttttctctttctttttaactgACAACCATTCTTCAGTGTGAGAATTGGCTCAAATTCAGTTTCCCAGTTGAGAGCCAGGCAAACACTTGTAGAGGATGTAAAATGTCAATTTTGCTTCCATAAATGACGGGGCTGGTCAGTTAATTGTCGGACCTAGGGAAGAAAGGACCTGACTAACAAATCCACTGTACATATCTGATATTTTTGGCGACCACATGGCCTCCACAGTTCTTGGCAGGGTTCTCTCTCAAGGCCTATTCTGGTCCTCATTGTGATTAATTACTTAAGTATTTCTGAGCAATATGATAACTAAGATATGGatacaatttctcccattttcctAAACATAGTTTTGCCAGCTAAAGTATTGGTTCCTCTGTGGGCACCGTAACAGTTTTAAAAGTTGGCCCTTACAACTAAGTCAAGCCAGCAAGGTTTATGAACTGAGGTAAGTTGGCCTTGGGTACTTGGTGATTTCTCCCAAGAAAAAACAATACCTCTGTGAAGGTTTGCAGAAAGGTTGCTAGCAGTAATTTCCTACCTATGAGCGGTGGTGGAGGCATTGTTTACGTCAGATGAATGGGATAATGGATTTTAAGAGTACAGGACAACCTCCAGCTGGTTCCAAGTCCTTCATCTGCTTAGAGATATCTGCCTTGGGGATTATTTTGCAGCCTTGGATGAGTCCTTCTTCCTATGTAATGCACTTCACAGGGCTATTGTGAGGTTAACATGAGCTGTTTTCTTTGCTGCTCTAAGGTCTCTGGCAAAAGGTGGAAATGCAAAGATGAAGAACAAAATCATGGTGATTATCAGTGGTCCCTCCTTGCAGACCTCTTGAAAGATAACCTGTGGATCAATAAGATCAGTTGGAGCTGGACCTATCAGTATTACCAGAACCACTACACATACTCAAGATCCATAATTCTCAATGCTTCTCCTTGGCCCACTAGGGAGAAAATTCTGCAACTATAGTTCTCGCActtactaaaaaaaaacaccaatacaTTTATGTCACCAAAATCATGGTCTATTTGAGGCAGACAAATCATTCTAATTAATGCCAGGGCCAAATTAAGTCCATAATACTATTACttttatcagtgtttctcaaccatagcaAATTAAGAGGTGTGGAAAAGCCAGCATTCATGCTCAACTAGTATAAAATGGGAAGCTTCATGCTGCCCCAATTAATTTCTTGTTACTTactgttaaaatatttaaatttaatagcTGGAACAGTGGGGTTGCACAATGAGCCAGAACACCCAATTATAGTTGATTGATTGGAGAATGCTGGGTCCTGCATGAGGCAAACTGCACTGATTGGTTGCTGTGCATGTGAAGAGGGAGTTTCTTCCCCTCTTGCTGCCCTTTTCTTCTGCAGGCTCTGCATGCGCTGTGATTTACCTCATGCTGTTCCTGTTTGCCTATCTTGCTTGCTGTAAATAAAGATGTATAATATATTTATAGTAAATTTCTCTGAGGTAAAAGTTTCTTCATGATACGGAGGGAGGTTGAAGTAGATTGTCTTATAAAGACAACATGATGCTATCTGTTACAGAAATGGGAGGaggatttcctttcctttccactgcTTGACTTAATGAGAAAAATTATCTCAAATGGAGGCCAAACATGGAGATGTTTCTGTGGAGGAAGGATTTGTGGACAGTTGTAAGCAATCTTCCAGAAAATTtcaaagagaaacaacaaaatgaaaaagcACTAGGTAGCACAATTTTGTGCTTGGAAGATAGTCAGGCATAATACCTGTGCATGGTTTAACATCTGCTAGAGAATGCTGACTTGCCTTATGCAAAATAGAGAGATGGCAAGCAGCAAAGTAAGTCTCACCAGAAAATTTAGAGAACAAGGCTAAAGTCTGGAGAAAGTCTGTCAGATCACCTCCAGTTCATGAGGAAAACTTTCTTGCATTGGAAGAGTGAGGATGTTTTCAGAAGCTCACAAAGTATATGTTGTGCTTAGTTCCCTTGATGTTACTTGGGACATTTTAGTAGCAAGACTTGAGTCCATGGATGAGCATGATTTAACTATGAATTATGTAACTGGGAAGCTTTTGCAACAAGAACAGAAAAGATTTGAGAGAAATGTACACGAGAGAAATGATAGTAATTTACAATTCAGTCAGAAAGGAACTGCATTCAAGAGAGATAAAAAGGCGGATGATAAAAGTCTGTGGTGAAACACTGATTTGCATGTTGATCCACTCAACATATTGTGAGAAATTGCTCAGTAAGACAactaaaacatacaaacataAGAGAGACAACACAACAACAGAAGAAGGAAGACACATTTCTTTGGGGAAGGCAAACAACAAAGACACTAAAGATATTTGATTGTTGGACAGTGGGGCAAGTGAGCATATTGTAAATAACCCAGTTCTATTTTCTAGTTTAGGACCAGCTGCCCAGGAATATGTAAACCTTGCAAATGGTAATCATTCTTTTTTACAGGGCAAGGAACAGTATGTAGCAtggaggggtgggtttcaaaatgttttactactggttctgtgggcatggcatattttgtgggtagggtttggcggtcatgtgactggctgggagtgATTGGTATCATATGACCAGGTAGGAGtcgcttggcaatcatgtgaccaggggggagtcaccaagtcgatgtcactgaattctttgccacaATGAATAACCTACAAAAAGGAGATATAAAAAcagtaaatttattattttgtgaacttactatttaaataagaataaaataagtacacaaaacaataaaagagctacttacagaaggaagataatTGTCCTTGCCTGTCTTCAACATCGATGAttaccttgctccaatgaatggcctgcacaaggaagagacacagaaatgaactcttcaattgcatgcactacagaaggatgaaaccagcatacaaaaaaaataaaacagctacttacaggaTGAGACTGTCCTTGCCTGTCTTCAACATCACCGACTGACCACCTTGCttcaatgaatggcctgcacaaagaagagatacAGAAATAAACTCTTCAATTACATCCACTACATAAGGATGAAACAAGAGCACACAACAGTAAACAgttacttacagaaggaagatgattcTCCTTGCCTGTCttcatggttattcttttttattatttttttcccttctacaccttacagtcattatatcaacattatgtgatcatacctgtacatgtatatattatttcgCTTCTATGTTTACAcatctttatacacagttctatatatttatatatattgtttttggcttaattaattttattcttgttttgcagacaTTTGTACCaaatgttccaaatttcataatattccgactctatcttttaattttagtgttaatttgtccatctctgcacaatcccaatttttttgtatcactaattcgtctgaggggatattattttgtttccagtatTGGgtaaatgctattctagctgaggttagcagatgtgttaatatatacttaattttctttctatatttccttttgattattcccagcagaaagatttcgggtttgtattttatctgttctcctgtaatttcttgtacccatttccaaatttttgtccaatatttttgtgtttctgggcagttccaccatatgtgataaaaagtcccttgcatttttttacacttccagcaggtccgCTTCATGTTTggatacattttagccaatcttgttggtggtaaatgccaacgataaaacattttgtacatattttctttaagtgctgctcatcattttagtttataatttgtgttccaaattctttcccaatccactagatctatattgtaaccaaagtttttggcccacgctatcatgcaacctttaacgtTTTCtccttctaatgttacttctaataaatatttttaaatttttgttatgaatttattttctgggccaattaaaattttatctatttgttgtcattctgtgtatattccacattcttttacagcttgattgtagttggagatatggccaccaatctatatttatattttgctcctttaatttctgatttgttttcaaatttccttggatgtctaaaatttcactatatctaaccatttttgaTAGATCTAatgtattgggatgtgtcatggcttccatagtggaaagccatgtcggtattttcatgtagtttttttctctaattttattccagacctgtatcagtgcatctctaatatagtgtctgtgaaagtatttttgttttcttttaccctcttcccataggaaaaaatgccatcccatttgcaaatcgtggccctctaatgttagtattcttttattttttaaatttatccaatccctgatccatgttagtgctgctgctttgtaataaagtCAGGAAGTtccataccacctctgcttctgtcatcctgcagagctttcaactttatcctggctctctttccttgccatataaattttaatataatgttattcaattcagtaaaaaaaatgtcctaattttatggggattgtttgaaaaaaaaatataatagtcttggtagtacattcatttttatcactgctattttccctaataatgatagttgtagtttcccccataattctagatctttttttatttgttgcactaattttgtataattattttcttttatagttgagcactttgcagttagccatattccaagatatttaattttgccacttgcagtcctattattctttctaattctttattttgttcttctttcaaatttttagttatcagtttagtcttttctctattaatctttacccctgctacatctccatatttttctaattctaGCATTAAGGCCTGAATTTTATActcctctttttaaattttaattcctCTTATCTCctaattttgtctaattcttattaaGAAACTTTCAAGCGTCAGGATAAAGAGCAGAGGTGATAGTGGGcaaccctgccttactcctttcattattttaaaggtctctgtattttccccatttaataatatatttgtccTTTGGGTGGAGTATTTCgtttctattaatctttcaaactggtcccctaatttcatattcttaatttgttgtgttatgaattcccaatttaaattgtcaaatgccttctgtgcatccagaaagacaagtgccacttgtttctctggatgtgcctcatagtactctaaaatatttgctattattctagtgttattcctgatttgtcttgttgggagaaatccattttggtctggatgtatatagttttttaatagttttttcaatctctccactattattgttgtgaatattttatagttGGCATTTAACAatgagattggcctatagttttgaatctgttttttatctgcaccttctttaaatattaatgtaatatgtgcttccctccatgattccggtatttttgctttcatcagtgcctcattatacatctccaacatcaagggttctatcaattcgttcaattcatctattattttatacCATTCTGCTGAGAATCCATCTGGGCCTGgcgtttattatttttctgtttctgaattgcctgtttcaattctagtttcgttattttttttataacattTCTTTCATGTCTTCTGTTGACGGGGTTTCTTCTCCATTtagatattcttttatttgttgaCCAGGGGGGAGTcaccaagtcgatgtcactgaattctttgccacaATGAATAACCTACAAAAAGGGGGTATAAAAAcagtaaatttattattttgtgaatttactatttaaataagaataaaataagtacacaaaacaataaaagagctatttACAGAAGGAATATAATTGTCCTTGCCTTGTCTTCAACACCAATGATTACCTTGCtctaatgaatggcctgcacaaagaagagacccaaaaatgaactcttcaattgcatggACTAcataaggatgaaacaagcacacacaacaataaaacagttacttacagaaggaagatgattcTCCTTGCCTGTCTTCAACATCACCAACTGACgatcttgctccaatgaatgacttgcacaaagaagagacacagaaatgaactatGCAATTGCATGCACTACATAAGGATgaaacaaacacataaaataataaaaaagctacttacagaggaagaaTGATTTTCCTGCTCGTTTTCAACACCAccaactgaccaccttgctccaatgacctacacaaagaagagacacagaaaggaagactttaattgcatacacttacaccttacataagaaaaaccaaagaaagagatacactcaaatacttacttgtgttattggttTTATGGTTGAAGATATTGCTACATCGTTCTTTCATTTCTGGCTTCTTCAGTTACATTTTTCTTGCTCTTCACTTGTGGATCATCGGCCATGTGATGGTGGACTCTGAGCCACTTTTTGACTGAAGGAAGTGGGTCCCATCTTACAGGCATG harbors:
- the LOC116521260 gene encoding lutropin subunit beta-like; amino-acid sequence: YRCQSNEIFLISSLFYIQAKNQLLATFLFLVATHCSILQSGVASSNQACRPINATIAAEKDGCPVCMAITTSICSGYCNTKDILWKPLFSSFRQKVCTYKEIQYETALLQGCPPDVDPSFIYPVALSCHCDLCNMDSSDCTVQGIGPDSCSNQNLLA